The genomic DNA CTACACCTACACAGGCGACGCACACCGGCGGCTCTTCGAGGCGTACGCCGCCGACGAGGCGCCGTTTCCCACGGAGACACCGATGGAATTCCCCCACCGCGAGCACGGGCGCGAGGAGGTCGACATCTTGGGGCGACTGTTCTTCCCTGCCTGCTGGAACGCGACGGAACTGGTCCGGGACGAACTCGCGGTTCTCGATTGCCTCGACGACCTCGGCGCGCTGTTCCACGCGGGCGTCCGGCCCTACGCGGACGATGACCCCGCGGATCTCGTGTCCACTGTTCTCGACCAGTTGCCCGCCGTCCGCGAGGCGCTGAAGAAGGACGTCGAGGCGGCATACAAGGGCGACCCCGCCGCCAAGACCTACATGGAGATCATCCGGTCGTATCCCGGGTTCCTCGCGATGATGATCCAGCGCGTCGCCCACACGCTCTACGAGGAGGGCGCGGCAGAGTACGCCCGGGAGCTCACCGAATACGCGAACACCCAGACCGGCATCGACATCCATCCCGGTGCCCAAATCGGCGAGCACTTCTTCATCGACCACGGGACCGGCGTCGTCATCGGTGAGACGGCGACCGTCGGCGACTGGGTCCGCATCTACCAGGACGTCACGCTCGGTGCGCTCCACTTCGAGGAGGACGAGGGCGACGAACACGCGCTGAAAAAGGGGTACAAGCGCCACCCCGACATCGGCGACCACGTCGTCATCGGGGCCGGCACCAAAGTTTTGGGCGCAATCACCGTGGGTGACCACGTCAGCATCGGCGCCAACTCGTGGGTCGCCGAGAACATCCCGGACCACACGCAGGTCTACGTCAGCGACCACCCGACCCAGGAGCGAAAGAAGACTGACTGACAGCGGGTGCGCTCATACTGCTGGCTGTAACACACTGATGGAATTCGCCACCCCCGAGGTAGCGAATATCTGTGCGAACGTACAGCCGGCAGTATCAGTCTGCAGGGGACTGCTGGACCCAGTTGCAAGCGCGACAGATGCCGATCCCGGACTGGCGTGTCAGTTTTGCACTACACATCGGACAGCTCGTTTGCTGGGAGTCGGCCGGCGGTGCTCGGCCGTTTACCCGGCCCGGAGTTCGTTCCATTGTACTGACGTGTAGACCGCTGGCCCCATTAAAAGCTCGCGCGGAGTTGTACGCGATATTAAAACAATCAGCGTAGCGGGCCGTCCCCCGACAGCCGGACCGGACGACACACCCGGGTTAAATCCGCTCAGCTCTCCCCACGTGCGTTTATATATCTCTCCCGTCACGTTCCACCTAGACCCGCGTCCCAGTGAGCGTCGTAGTCCATACCGGTCCCGTCTGCCATGGTGTGCCACCACACGTTCTCTGTGTGAAAAAGCACACGACGACACGGAGCCGCCTGTTCCGGCCGGTCGCTTACATCCCGACGCCGAGTGCGTCATCCGTCCGGGCTCGGCTCTCCCGGGCGTCCGCGGTACCCGCGAGCGCGCGGACGGCGTCGACGTTCTCCGGGACGACGTCGGCCTGCTGGTGGATCGCCTGGAAGAACGTCAGGCGGCCGTCGCTGACGTCGACGGCGTCCGCCCAGATGCAGTTCTCCCAGACGTCGCCGCGAGGCCGACCGGTGTCCTGTGCGTACTCCTGTATTTCGGCACAGCTGTCACACCCCGACGCGGTCGTGATGAGTTCGAGGCGGGGTTCGGCGTCGAACCGGTCCCTGACCTCGCTGGCAGTCGGGTCGGAGTCGAGCGAGACCGTGATGCTGTGGAGGTGCATCAGTGTCGCCGGGACCGTGACACCCGTCGTGGTCACGTCGATATCCGGCAGGACGGTCCGCAGGTCGGGGGCGTGGTGGGACGGGACCTCGACGGGGTCCGGGACGATGTCGTTAATCGGGCCCCGGTCCGTCTGGGTCGGGTCGCCGCCGCGACGGATGAGCGTCGCGTCGACGGATTCCACGCCGTAGGCCTCGTCCAGCGGCGTCACCGCGCGGGCGAGGCCGGTCGTGTTACACGAGACGACACGCGTCGCCGAAGCTTCGAGCGAGCGCTGATAGTTCGCCCGAGCGCAGAAACTCTGTGGGGCCACGGATGCGTCCTCTCCGCCTTGATAGACGACGTCGACGTCGTGGTCGGCGTAAAGGTCGCGGTAGGTTTCTCCGACGCCGGACGGTGTCGTGTCGACGACGATGTCGCCGCCAGCGAGCATGTCCCCGACGGTTCCCGCGACGGGGATGTCCCGCTCCCCGAACTCCTCGACCCGGTCCGGGTCGGCGGCGTACAGGTCGTACCCGCTCGCGACCGCGGAGCGGGCTTCGTGGTTCGGCGACCGCTTGCTGACGCCGACGACCGACATGTCGGGCTGGGCCGAGACGGCGTCGGCCACTCGCTTCCCGATGGTGCCGAAGCCGTTGATGCTGACGCCGGTCATCTGTATCGCTCACCACTGGTAGGCTGTCGGTTCGGTCGGTCGGTGCGGTGCCCGACGACGGCAGATATCGTCGACGGCAACTCGACCCGTCGCGGGGTCTCGACCGAGAGCCGAGCGGCTGGGTGTCGCTGTGACATCGTGAACCGATACCGCGGTCGCAGTGATAAACGACGGGTCCGCCCCTCGACCTATCAGTTCGCGTACTGTTTGAAAATGCGCGATAGAGAGCTTCTATCGCTCAAACTCAGGCCAAATATTCATTATCGGGTTCGTCGAACCGACGACTATGAGTGTCGCATGGCTCAGTGCGGTGAGCGCCACGGACGTCGAAACCGTCGGTGGCAAAGCCGCCTCACTGGGTGAACTCTCGTCGCACGGGCTCCCTATCCCGTCCGGATTCACCGTCACGGCGGACACGTATCGACGGTTCATCGAGGGCGCGGGTATCGCCGAAGAACTGTTCGAGGCCGTGGACGTCGACCCGGAGGACTCGCGGGCGCTTGCCACCGCCGAACAGCGGGCGTCCGAACTCATCATGGACGCCGAGTGGCCCGCGGAGACGCGCGAATCCATCCGCGACGCGTTCGACGACCTGGGAGCGGACCCGACAGTGGCGGTCCGGTCCTCGGCGACTGCCGAAGACCTGCCGGACGCCTCCTTCGCCGGTCAGCAGGAGACGTTCCTCAACGTCACGCGAGAGGGCCTCCTCGACCGAATCAAACGCTGCTGGGCGTCGCTGTTCACCCAGCGGGCCATCTACTACCGCGACGAGCAGGGCTTCGGCCACGCGGACGTCGACATCGCCGTCGTGGTCCAGCGGATGGTCGACGCCGAGAAGTCCGGAGTGCTGTTCACGAGTCACCCCTCGACCGGTGCGGCCGAGATGACCGTCGAGGCCGCGTGGGGCCTCGGTGAGGCCGTCGTCTCCGGGAGCGTCTCGCCGGACCACTACACGTACGACCGGACCGCCGACGCCGTCGACGACGTCACCGTCTCGACGAAAAAGACGATGTGTGTCCGGGACGAGGAGACCGGTGAAACCGTCGAACGCCCGGTCCCGGAGGCAAAGCGCGACGAGCGGGTCCTCTCCGACGACGAGCTGGCGGACCTCCGGACCCTGGGCGAACTCGTCGAGGACCACTACGGCCAGCCACAGGACGTCGAATGGGCTATCGACGACGGGGACATCTACCTCCTCCAGTCCCGGCCGATAACGACTATCGACGAGGGCGACGACGGGGACGAACGGGGCTCCGATGACGGGAGCGACGGGACGCTCGTCGACGGGCTGGGCGCGAGCCCCGGCACGGCGACCGGGACCGTGCGGGTCGTCGGCTCGCTGGACCAGCTCGACAAGGTCACGGACGGGGACATCATCGTCGCCGAGATGACGACCCCCGACATGGTGCCGGCGATGAAGCGCGCCGGCGCGCTGGTGACCGACGAGGGCGGGATGACCAGCCACGCGGCGATAGTCTCCCGCG from Halomicroarcula saliterrae includes the following:
- the epsC gene encoding serine O-acetyltransferase EpsC; this encodes MDYTYTGDAHRRLFEAYAADEAPFPTETPMEFPHREHGREEVDILGRLFFPACWNATELVRDELAVLDCLDDLGALFHAGVRPYADDDPADLVSTVLDQLPAVREALKKDVEAAYKGDPAAKTYMEIIRSYPGFLAMMIQRVAHTLYEEGAAEYARELTEYANTQTGIDIHPGAQIGEHFFIDHGTGVVIGETATVGDWVRIYQDVTLGALHFEEDEGDEHALKKGYKRHPDIGDHVVIGAGTKVLGAITVGDHVSIGANSWVAENIPDHTQVYVSDHPTQERKKTD
- a CDS encoding type II glyceraldehyde-3-phosphate dehydrogenase, whose amino-acid sequence is MTGVSINGFGTIGKRVADAVSAQPDMSVVGVSKRSPNHEARSAVASGYDLYAADPDRVEEFGERDIPVAGTVGDMLAGGDIVVDTTPSGVGETYRDLYADHDVDVVYQGGEDASVAPQSFCARANYQRSLEASATRVVSCNTTGLARAVTPLDEAYGVESVDATLIRRGGDPTQTDRGPINDIVPDPVEVPSHHAPDLRTVLPDIDVTTTGVTVPATLMHLHSITVSLDSDPTASEVRDRFDAEPRLELITTASGCDSCAEIQEYAQDTGRPRGDVWENCIWADAVDVSDGRLTFFQAIHQQADVVPENVDAVRALAGTADARESRARTDDALGVGM
- the ppsA gene encoding phosphoenolpyruvate synthase; protein product: MSVAWLSAVSATDVETVGGKAASLGELSSHGLPIPSGFTVTADTYRRFIEGAGIAEELFEAVDVDPEDSRALATAEQRASELIMDAEWPAETRESIRDAFDDLGADPTVAVRSSATAEDLPDASFAGQQETFLNVTREGLLDRIKRCWASLFTQRAIYYRDEQGFGHADVDIAVVVQRMVDAEKSGVLFTSHPSTGAAEMTVEAAWGLGEAVVSGSVSPDHYTYDRTADAVDDVTVSTKKTMCVRDEETGETVERPVPEAKRDERVLSDDELADLRTLGELVEDHYGQPQDVEWAIDDGDIYLLQSRPITTIDEGDDGDERGSDDGSDGTLVDGLGASPGTATGTVRVVGSLDQLDKVTDGDIIVAEMTTPDMVPAMKRAGALVTDEGGMTSHAAIVSRELGVPAVIGCETAMGTLTDDQRVTVDGDRGVVADGTHTPDAETGDGGSSDTGPTAERTAPEQMTATDVKVNVSIPEAAQRAAATGADGVGLLRMEHVVLSTGETPAHYVATHGEEAFVDTLADAIRGVADEFYPRPVRVRTLDAPTDEFRRLAGGEDEPAEHNPMLGYRGIRRSLDDTDAFELQLRAVKKLYEMGYDNLEPMFPLVTDAEDVLGAKAEMERVGIDPDKRPWGVMIETPASALSAAAICQTGLDFVSFGTNDLTQYTLAVDRNNEAVAGRYDELHPSVLELMEDTIETADDHDVATSICGQAASKPAMIRRLVETGISSISVNVDAVRDAQREAKRVEQRLVLESVRE